In one window of Pseudodesulfovibrio sediminis DNA:
- a CDS encoding glycosyltransferase: MIKTSIPVLCYHNVSDVDGHTPERFCEHLDAIVAAGYSTISSRDLLAVTRGQIKAPGKSVVLTFDDGHLSNWLTVVPELEKRGMTGTFFVLTDFTVPGTVRTFETAPALTTMPQAFKDAHLNGDFSQFINEAEIKAMLDKGMEIFSHGCRHRGAFIDLKPLQPMGKGAHWGAWSIYPGFKEDWPTFKVSSGYVYDGFEPVLDGLDKPRFFKRSTEDRLAFCRKDFKKSLERIRKLNGYDEQVFCWPWGNFDKAAEDELKAAGYVGAFTLERWANTKGTDPFRLNRIGVGKNKTGKWVQSRLKMYGTSLSAKLFFKLHTKRPEVRAVLYTTDSTKVSGGSRQMINNIKAMAAMGLKVYAVITPDTPINGALDGVDVTIIHCDYFKEYKRAGKFLKGIIEQHGINVVHTFHNRAYKMGVLARLMGAKFKLFINRGVISRPNAIFFLWTALSHGVIANSRQCAEVMRRYWVSKKRLNVVYNAYAGPDHGDPKPRKKRGTRFIYIGNTVDIKGFDVFLDAAAKLCDTGCRDIEFVAVGVPEDRLERFADNLTPAVRERLKIAGVIPHEQVLEELRFADVQVVSSRKESLPNALLEGFDLGVPGVCTRVGGIPEIIHDNITGFLCESEDSTCLAEKMRFMAENPTTRFALGANGRAVVRTLLTPEAKGYNLMRVYMGEQLNSPLPLEAIAQTVEIEEQPHGQCQH, translated from the coding sequence ATGATCAAAACATCCATACCAGTCCTCTGTTACCACAACGTTTCTGACGTTGACGGCCATACCCCGGAACGCTTTTGCGAGCACCTGGACGCCATTGTCGCTGCCGGGTACTCAACCATTTCCTCACGGGATCTGCTGGCCGTTACCCGTGGCCAGATAAAAGCCCCCGGAAAATCCGTGGTCCTCACCTTTGACGACGGCCACCTCTCCAACTGGCTGACCGTGGTTCCGGAACTGGAGAAACGGGGCATGACAGGCACCTTTTTCGTGCTCACGGATTTTACCGTGCCGGGCACAGTGCGCACCTTTGAGACCGCTCCGGCCCTGACCACCATGCCGCAAGCCTTCAAGGACGCACATCTGAACGGTGATTTTTCCCAATTCATCAACGAAGCTGAAATCAAGGCCATGCTCGACAAGGGGATGGAGATTTTTTCACACGGTTGCCGCCACAGGGGAGCGTTCATCGACCTGAAGCCGCTCCAGCCCATGGGCAAGGGCGCCCATTGGGGCGCATGGTCCATCTATCCGGGATTCAAGGAAGACTGGCCCACATTCAAGGTCTCCAGCGGGTATGTGTATGACGGATTTGAACCCGTTCTTGATGGGCTGGACAAACCCCGTTTCTTCAAACGATCCACCGAAGACCGGCTCGCGTTCTGCCGCAAGGATTTCAAGAAAAGCCTTGAGCGCATCCGCAAACTGAACGGCTATGACGAGCAGGTATTCTGCTGGCCCTGGGGCAACTTTGACAAAGCCGCCGAGGACGAACTGAAAGCGGCCGGCTATGTCGGTGCGTTCACGCTGGAACGGTGGGCCAACACCAAAGGCACAGACCCGTTCCGCCTCAACCGCATCGGCGTGGGCAAAAACAAGACCGGAAAATGGGTACAGTCCCGACTGAAAATGTACGGCACCAGCTTGTCTGCCAAACTTTTTTTCAAGCTGCACACCAAACGGCCAGAGGTGCGTGCCGTGCTCTACACCACGGACTCCACAAAGGTCTCGGGCGGCAGTCGCCAGATGATCAACAACATCAAGGCCATGGCAGCCATGGGGCTCAAGGTGTATGCAGTGATCACGCCGGACACGCCCATCAATGGAGCACTGGACGGCGTGGACGTGACCATCATCCACTGTGACTATTTCAAGGAATACAAACGCGCTGGCAAATTCCTCAAAGGTATCATCGAACAGCACGGGATCAATGTCGTGCACACCTTCCACAACAGGGCATACAAAATGGGTGTGCTGGCCCGGCTCATGGGAGCGAAGTTCAAGCTGTTCATCAACCGAGGTGTCATCTCCCGGCCCAACGCCATCTTTTTCCTGTGGACCGCCCTGTCCCACGGCGTCATTGCCAACTCCCGCCAGTGCGCCGAGGTCATGCGCCGATACTGGGTCAGCAAAAAACGGCTGAACGTGGTCTACAACGCCTATGCCGGACCTGACCACGGCGACCCGAAACCGCGCAAAAAGCGTGGTACCCGCTTCATCTACATAGGCAACACCGTAGACATCAAAGGGTTTGACGTTTTTTTGGATGCCGCGGCCAAACTGTGTGACACAGGATGTCGTGACATCGAATTCGTGGCCGTGGGCGTGCCTGAAGACCGACTGGAACGGTTTGCCGACAACCTGACTCCCGCTGTCCGTGAACGGTTGAAAATCGCCGGCGTCATCCCGCATGAGCAGGTCCTTGAGGAACTCAGATTTGCCGATGTACAGGTGGTCTCTTCACGCAAGGAGAGCCTGCCCAACGCCCTGCTTGAAGGCTTTGACCTGGGGGTGCCCGGGGTCTGCACCCGCGTGGGCGGCATCCCGGAGATTATCCACGACAACATTACCGGTTTTCTCTGCGAATCCGAGGACTCAACCTGTCTGGCCGAAAAAATGCGCTTCATGGCAGAGAATCCAACCACACGTTTTGCCTTGGGCGCCAACGGACGAGCCGTGGTCCGCACCCTGCTGACCCCGGAAGCCAAAGGATACAATCTCATGCGCGTCTATATGGGCGAACAGCTGAATTCCCCTCTGCCTCTGGAAGCCATCGCTCAGACCGTGGAAATCGAGGAGCAACCCCATGGACAGTGCCAACACTGA
- a CDS encoding glycosyltransferase family 2 protein translates to MDSANTDSLSAAWRALPEGLKTKLRLGFTGKSHLLDIAGWCLRSGNLALNPIANNAIETAVRENPLDGAMAAELLALAPIRTLLNPDIVTRLTSLSTNWRIPADLEDYRHHLATRDFAAIKTYITQAVADDPDNLYWMEQATTIGCIDNDIEFCTESLNKNTANGVEKNISDTETTVTALFTPQATPKAQALMNAVAATPWNIHLALRAYDTLKGICNKRAALPGTTAILLYSWNKAAELDATLASLLESDLGNASIFVLNNGSTDGTADMLDKWSERFASELGAARFTVITLPVNIGAAAARNWLMHLEAVQTHDFICYLDDDVELPVDWLPRLGAAVDEYPEAGVWGCKVVDHANTVLMQSADTHLLAAPEPTMDLGRAAPNPFRLSDLHIQTLDSGLFDFMRPCASVTGCCHLFRTTTLLESGDFALQLSPSQYDDMEHDLRLCEAELFPVYQGHLTVHHKKRSGAASRTSMQEEGNALGNKYKMQTMHEAGDIAAAMQAEQQLLEGDILRKLAFLDEWGTA, encoded by the coding sequence ATGGACAGTGCCAACACTGATTCACTGAGTGCCGCCTGGCGCGCCCTGCCTGAAGGACTCAAGACCAAACTGCGCCTGGGCTTCACAGGCAAATCCCACCTGCTCGACATTGCGGGCTGGTGCCTGCGCTCGGGAAACCTCGCCCTGAACCCCATCGCCAACAACGCCATTGAAACCGCGGTCAGAGAGAACCCACTGGACGGGGCCATGGCCGCCGAGCTCCTTGCCCTTGCGCCAATCCGCACTCTACTCAACCCCGACATAGTCACCCGGCTGACCTCGCTGTCCACGAACTGGCGCATCCCTGCTGACCTGGAGGACTACCGACACCATCTGGCCACCCGAGATTTTGCGGCCATCAAGACGTACATCACCCAGGCGGTGGCTGACGATCCCGACAATCTCTATTGGATGGAACAGGCCACGACTATCGGATGCATAGATAACGACATTGAATTTTGTACCGAATCCTTAAATAAAAACACCGCCAACGGTGTCGAAAAAAATATTTCCGACACAGAAACAACCGTGACCGCGTTGTTTACACCGCAAGCCACCCCGAAAGCACAGGCTTTAATGAATGCAGTAGCAGCGACTCCCTGGAACATACATCTCGCTTTACGCGCTTATGACACATTGAAAGGTATCTGCAATAAGCGGGCGGCTCTGCCCGGCACAACCGCCATCCTGCTCTATTCATGGAACAAGGCGGCTGAACTGGACGCGACCCTGGCTTCGCTACTGGAATCCGACCTTGGCAACGCCTCGATTTTTGTCCTGAACAACGGCTCAACAGACGGCACAGCAGACATGCTCGACAAGTGGAGCGAGCGCTTTGCGTCCGAACTCGGTGCAGCGCGTTTCACCGTGATCACGTTGCCGGTCAACATCGGTGCGGCAGCGGCCCGCAACTGGCTCATGCATCTGGAGGCAGTGCAGACACACGATTTCATCTGTTATCTTGATGACGATGTGGAATTGCCCGTCGATTGGCTGCCTCGTCTGGGCGCGGCTGTGGACGAATATCCTGAAGCAGGCGTATGGGGCTGCAAGGTGGTTGACCACGCCAATACGGTGCTCATGCAAAGCGCGGACACCCATCTGCTGGCCGCCCCGGAACCGACCATGGACCTCGGCCGCGCGGCCCCCAACCCATTCAGGTTGTCTGATCTTCATATTCAGACCCTGGATTCCGGACTGTTCGACTTCATGCGCCCCTGCGCCTCGGTCACGGGATGCTGTCACCTGTTCCGCACGACCACTTTGCTGGAAAGCGGCGACTTTGCCCTCCAGCTTTCACCCTCGCAATACGACGACATGGAGCACGACCTGCGGCTCTGTGAAGCAGAGCTTTTCCCTGTCTATCAAGGGCATCTGACCGTGCATCACAAAAAACGCAGCGGCGCGGCGTCACGGACCTCCATGCAGGAAGAAGGTAATGCGCTTGGCAACAAGTACAAAATGCAGACGATGCATGAGGCGGGGGATATCGCTGCTGCCATGCAGGCAGAACAACAGCTTTTGGAGGGGGATATCCTGCGAAAGCTGGCGTTTTTGGATGAATGGGGTACTGCCTGA
- a CDS encoding Mrp/NBP35 family ATP-binding protein — protein sequence MSDCSGCASAAPDGSCSSANGCDNPEEIKLQKTLGRIKHKIVVMSGKGGVGKSTVATNIAVALSLAGKKVGLLDVDVHGPSVPRLLSLKGKQPHIGDEIMEPVPWSKNLSVMSLGFLLPDDRQAVIWRGPVKIGLIKQFVQDVMWGELDYLVVDCPPGTGDEPLSTLQTLGPTAMGVIVTTPQGVAVDDVRRSVSFVGEVGNRVLGIVENMSGFVCPDCGAVHDIFKSGGGEELAKEAGVRFLGRIPLDPEVATSGDEGFPFMKVHRDTITGKAMEKVIAPMLELPDPPKVG from the coding sequence ATGAGTGATTGTTCTGGTTGCGCATCAGCTGCGCCTGACGGAAGCTGCAGCAGCGCAAATGGTTGCGATAATCCCGAAGAGATCAAACTGCAAAAGACCCTTGGCCGCATCAAACACAAGATCGTGGTTATGTCCGGCAAGGGCGGCGTTGGCAAGTCCACAGTAGCCACCAATATTGCCGTGGCCCTGTCTCTGGCCGGCAAGAAGGTCGGTCTGCTGGATGTGGATGTTCATGGGCCCAGCGTGCCCCGTCTGCTTTCCCTCAAGGGGAAACAGCCGCACATCGGTGATGAGATCATGGAACCGGTTCCCTGGTCCAAAAATCTTTCTGTCATGTCCCTGGGTTTCCTGTTGCCGGACGATCGTCAGGCAGTCATCTGGCGCGGTCCGGTCAAGATCGGCCTGATCAAGCAGTTTGTGCAGGACGTCATGTGGGGCGAACTCGATTATCTGGTGGTTGATTGTCCTCCCGGAACCGGCGACGAACCGCTGTCCACTCTGCAGACTCTCGGACCCACGGCCATGGGCGTCATTGTCACCACCCCGCAGGGTGTGGCTGTTGATGATGTTCGTCGCTCCGTGTCCTTTGTCGGAGAAGTGGGCAACCGCGTACTCGGCATTGTCGAGAATATGTCCGGCTTTGTCTGTCCTGATTGCGGCGCCGTGCATGATATTTTCAAGTCCGGCGGTGGAGAAGAGCTGGCCAAGGAAGCCGGGGTCCGGTTCCTCGGACGCATTCCGCTTGATCCTGAGGTTGCCACCTCCGGTGACGAAGGATTCCCCTTCATGAAAGTGCATCGGGATACGATCACCGGCAAGGCCATGGAAAAGGTTATTGCTCCCATGTTGGAGCTGCCTGATCCGCCGAAAGTTGGGTAG
- a CDS encoding sigma-54 interaction domain-containing protein: MPFPADLPLEDVFSSIADGLFTVDNEWNVTYFNEAAQRITGIPVDEAVGRKCWDVFRSSLCDGNCAVGNCIEKDGRIVNKSIFIVRSDGTTLPISISASTLKDKDGNVVGGVETFRDLTDIHAMRQQAKDIYRFENIVGRSAGLEKIFRILPRISDSEATTLLLGESGTGKELFARAIHNLSPRRDGPFVAVNCGALPDTLLESELFGYKKGAFTDARSDKPGRFQMADGGTVFLDEIGDMPGNLQVKLLRFLQDKMYEPLGGVEAVHADVRVVAATNKDLEQAVADGSFRQDLFYRLNVVTLTLPPLSQRQEDLPLLINHFLEEFNAIQGKSIQGVSEDTLHVLMHHDFPGNVRELENILEYAFILCPGDFIQVEHLPEYLQSDLARASGPDPLRGSMDEIKSRAAHHAVERNNGKKMAACRDLGITKDTLRRLLAALETGE; this comes from the coding sequence ATGCCATTTCCAGCCGATCTCCCCCTTGAGGACGTGTTTTCCTCCATTGCCGACGGATTGTTCACCGTGGATAACGAGTGGAACGTGACCTATTTCAACGAGGCGGCCCAGCGGATCACCGGAATCCCCGTGGATGAAGCTGTGGGCCGCAAGTGCTGGGACGTGTTCCGCTCTTCGCTGTGCGACGGCAACTGCGCCGTGGGCAATTGCATTGAAAAGGACGGGCGTATCGTCAACAAGTCCATCTTCATCGTCCGTTCCGATGGTACGACATTGCCCATCTCCATTTCAGCTTCCACGCTCAAGGACAAAGACGGCAATGTGGTCGGTGGGGTGGAGACCTTCCGCGATCTGACCGACATTCACGCCATGCGGCAGCAGGCCAAGGATATCTACCGGTTCGAGAATATCGTGGGCCGCAGTGCCGGTCTGGAAAAAATCTTTCGTATTCTGCCGCGCATCAGCGACTCCGAGGCCACAACGCTCCTGTTGGGCGAGTCCGGTACCGGCAAGGAGCTGTTTGCCCGCGCCATTCACAACCTGAGCCCGCGCCGGGACGGTCCGTTTGTGGCCGTCAACTGCGGGGCGTTGCCCGACACCCTGCTTGAGTCCGAGCTTTTCGGATATAAGAAAGGGGCGTTTACCGATGCCCGGTCAGACAAACCCGGTCGGTTCCAGATGGCGGACGGCGGCACGGTTTTTCTGGACGAAATCGGCGACATGCCAGGCAATCTGCAGGTCAAATTGCTTCGTTTTCTTCAGGACAAGATGTACGAGCCGCTTGGTGGCGTGGAGGCTGTGCATGCCGATGTGCGTGTGGTGGCGGCAACCAACAAGGATCTGGAACAGGCCGTGGCCGACGGCTCCTTCCGTCAGGATTTGTTCTACCGCCTCAACGTGGTCACCCTGACGCTGCCTCCATTGTCTCAGCGGCAGGAAGATCTGCCGCTGCTCATCAATCACTTCCTTGAGGAGTTCAACGCCATTCAGGGGAAATCCATTCAGGGCGTGAGCGAAGACACGCTGCATGTGCTCATGCACCATGATTTCCCCGGCAATGTGCGGGAATTGGAAAATATCCTCGAATACGCCTTCATCTTGTGTCCCGGTGACTTCATTCAGGTTGAGCATTTGCCGGAGTATCTCCAGTCGGACCTGGCGCGTGCATCAGGCCCAGACCCCCTGCGCGGGTCCATGGATGAGATCAAAAGTAGGGCCGCGCACCATGCCGTTGAGCGCAATAACGGGAAAAAGATGGCTGCCTGCCGCGATCTCGGCATCACCAAGGACACCCTCCGTCGTTTATTGGCTGCTCTAGAAACAGGCGAATAA
- the hypB gene encoding hydrogenase nickel incorporation protein HypB translates to MSKEVTIVRNVLEANDRLAEELQNKFRVKKILCLNLMSSPGAGKTTLLERTLTDLRDEFKMAVIEGDLQTDNDAQRVAATGAQAVQINTEGGCHLDSGMVMDALKAIDTDGLDILFVENVGNLVCPAEFNVGEDYKVTLLSVAEGDDKPEKYPFMFHISAVMLLNKVDLLPYVDFDLNKAKNHAKKLNADIEVMPISARTGENMDEWYRWLRAKRAEKL, encoded by the coding sequence ATGTCCAAGGAAGTGACAATCGTTCGCAATGTGCTGGAAGCAAATGACCGTCTGGCTGAAGAGTTGCAAAATAAATTTCGGGTCAAGAAAATCCTGTGTCTGAACCTCATGAGTTCCCCTGGCGCAGGCAAGACCACGCTCCTTGAGCGGACACTCACCGATCTGCGTGACGAGTTCAAGATGGCCGTTATCGAGGGGGACCTGCAGACCGACAACGACGCACAGCGTGTGGCTGCCACCGGCGCACAGGCCGTGCAGATCAATACGGAAGGCGGCTGCCATCTCGATTCCGGCATGGTCATGGACGCCCTCAAGGCCATCGACACGGACGGTCTGGATATTCTGTTTGTGGAAAATGTGGGCAACCTGGTCTGCCCGGCCGAGTTCAACGTGGGTGAAGACTACAAGGTCACGCTCCTGTCCGTGGCCGAGGGCGATGACAAACCCGAGAAATATCCCTTCATGTTCCATATTTCCGCAGTCATGCTGCTGAACAAGGTGGACCTGCTCCCCTACGTGGATTTTGATCTGAATAAAGCCAAGAATCACGCGAAAAAACTCAATGCGGACATCGAAGTCATGCCCATCTCCGCCCGCACTGGCGAAAACATGGACGAGTGGTATCGCTGGCTCCGCGCCAAGCGTGCTGAAAAGCTGTAA
- a CDS encoding hydrogenase maturation nickel metallochaperone HypA, with translation MHEMSIVQSILGILREEMVKYEGQKLKKVTLKNGALAGVVTASLTFAWETLIPGGEFDGAELEVVEVPIKVACGECGESFMPEDTKYMPCPKCEAIIGHDVLEGKELLVDSIEVG, from the coding sequence ATGCATGAAATGTCAATCGTTCAATCCATCCTCGGTATTTTGCGCGAGGAAATGGTTAAGTATGAAGGCCAGAAGCTCAAGAAAGTGACCCTGAAAAACGGCGCTTTGGCCGGAGTGGTTACGGCTTCCCTGACCTTTGCCTGGGAGACGCTTATCCCCGGCGGAGAGTTCGACGGAGCTGAATTGGAAGTGGTGGAAGTCCCTATCAAGGTCGCCTGCGGCGAGTGCGGCGAGTCCTTCATGCCAGAGGACACCAAGTACATGCCGTGCCCCAAATGCGAAGCGATTATCGGACACGATGTGTTGGAAGGAAAGGAGTTGCTCGTTGACTCCATCGAAGTCGGCTAG
- the ribB gene encoding 3,4-dihydroxy-2-butanone-4-phosphate synthase: MNQPLLKQFGGPISRVEHALAALRKGQGILVTDNADRENEGDLIFAAETLTNEQMAMLIRECSGIVCLCLTDEKIQQLGLPMMVEENNSQYQTAFTVTIEAAEGVTTGVSAADRVATIKAAIAPDAKPSDLASPGHVFPLRARPNGVLERGGHTEATVDLTRLAGLKPCGVLCEVTNPDGTMARMHDIVRFARKHELTVCTVQDIIAYREHLGDTKADKVAPVDATILQKSSITLPAGALAS; encoded by the coding sequence ATGAATCAGCCCCTACTCAAACAGTTCGGTGGCCCCATTTCACGGGTCGAACACGCTCTCGCGGCACTCCGCAAAGGTCAGGGAATCCTGGTCACGGACAATGCTGACCGCGAAAACGAAGGTGATCTCATCTTCGCCGCAGAGACCCTCACCAATGAACAGATGGCCATGCTCATTCGCGAATGCAGCGGCATTGTCTGCCTCTGCCTGACCGACGAGAAGATTCAACAGCTCGGCCTGCCCATGATGGTTGAGGAAAACAACTCCCAGTACCAGACCGCGTTCACGGTGACCATCGAGGCCGCCGAAGGTGTGACCACCGGCGTTTCCGCAGCCGACCGCGTGGCCACCATCAAGGCAGCCATTGCCCCGGACGCCAAGCCGTCCGATCTGGCCAGCCCCGGTCATGTCTTCCCGCTCCGGGCCCGTCCCAACGGCGTTCTGGAACGCGGCGGGCACACCGAAGCGACCGTGGACCTGACCCGTCTGGCCGGACTGAAGCCATGCGGCGTACTCTGCGAAGTGACCAACCCCGACGGCACCATGGCCCGCATGCACGACATCGTCCGTTTTGCCAGAAAGCACGAGCTGACGGTCTGCACGGTGCAGGACATCATCGCCTACCGCGAGCACCTGGGCGACACCAAGGCAGACAAGGTCGCCCCTGTGGACGCGACCATCCTGCAGAAATCGAGCATCACCCTCCCGGCCGGAGCTCTGGCTTCATAA
- the ilvD gene encoding dihydroxy-acid dehydratase has protein sequence MRSKKMTGGLEKAPHRSLLYASGLSKEEMDRPLIGVCNAQNDIIPGHVHLDTIAEAVKTGIRIAGGTPMEFPAIGVCDGLAMNHEGMKMSLPSREIIADSVEIMATAHPFDAIVCIPNCDKIVPGMLMAILRLNIPAVIISGGPMLAGRKKTADLINVFEGVGKVKAGTMTEDELENFAQTACPTCGSCAGMFTANSMNCLSESIGLALPGNGTIPAVMSARVRLAKQAGMQVMEMLEKDIKPRDIVTEKSVHNAVTMDMALGCSTNTTLHLPALFAEAGLDLSLEMFNEISKKTPNLCKLSPAGPHYMEDLQEAGGIPGVMSELVKRDLLNLDVMTVTGKTLGENLKDLDAKVTNNDIVRPIDKPYSEEGGIAILYGNIAPEGCCVKQSAVAPEMMKSTGTAKVFNSEEEGIEAILGGKIVSGDVVVILYEGPKGGPGMREMLSPTSAISGMGLGESVALLTDGRFSGGTRGAAIGHISPEAAAGGPCGLIRNGDTLEIDIPARSINLVVDDAELEERKKNHTPVVKEIKSPFLRRYAKLVTSASRGAVYEK, from the coding sequence ATGCGTAGTAAGAAAATGACTGGTGGATTGGAGAAGGCCCCGCACCGTTCGCTGTTGTATGCGTCCGGGTTGTCTAAAGAAGAAATGGACAGACCGTTGATCGGTGTATGTAACGCCCAGAACGATATCATCCCCGGTCATGTCCATCTGGATACCATTGCCGAAGCCGTCAAGACCGGTATTCGCATTGCTGGCGGAACCCCCATGGAATTCCCGGCCATCGGCGTGTGTGATGGTCTGGCCATGAACCACGAAGGCATGAAGATGTCGCTGCCCAGCCGCGAAATCATCGCCGACTCCGTTGAGATCATGGCGACCGCCCACCCCTTTGACGCCATCGTCTGCATCCCCAACTGCGACAAGATCGTACCGGGCATGCTCATGGCCATCCTGCGTCTCAACATCCCCGCAGTCATCATTTCCGGCGGCCCCATGCTGGCCGGACGCAAGAAAACTGCCGACCTGATCAATGTCTTCGAAGGCGTGGGCAAGGTCAAGGCTGGCACCATGACCGAAGACGAACTCGAAAATTTCGCCCAGACCGCCTGTCCCACATGCGGGTCCTGCGCCGGTATGTTCACGGCCAACTCCATGAACTGTCTGTCCGAGTCCATCGGCCTGGCCCTGCCCGGCAACGGCACCATCCCGGCGGTTATGTCCGCCCGTGTGCGCCTGGCCAAACAGGCAGGCATGCAGGTCATGGAGATGCTCGAAAAAGACATCAAGCCACGCGACATCGTGACCGAGAAATCCGTGCACAACGCCGTGACCATGGATATGGCGCTGGGGTGTTCCACCAACACCACCCTGCACCTGCCCGCACTGTTCGCCGAAGCCGGTCTGGACCTCTCCCTTGAGATGTTCAACGAGATCAGCAAGAAAACGCCGAACCTGTGCAAGCTGTCCCCGGCAGGCCCCCACTACATGGAAGACCTGCAGGAAGCGGGCGGCATCCCCGGCGTCATGAGCGAGCTGGTCAAACGCGACCTGCTGAACCTCGACGTCATGACCGTCACCGGCAAGACCCTAGGGGAGAACCTCAAGGACCTTGACGCCAAGGTGACCAACAATGACATCGTCCGTCCCATCGACAAGCCATACTCGGAAGAAGGCGGCATCGCCATCCTGTACGGCAACATCGCGCCGGAAGGCTGCTGCGTAAAGCAGTCTGCCGTGGCGCCCGAGATGATGAAGAGCACCGGAACCGCCAAGGTTTTCAACTCCGAGGAAGAAGGCATCGAAGCCATCCTCGGCGGCAAGATCGTGTCCGGCGACGTGGTCGTGATCCTGTATGAAGGCCCCAAAGGCGGCCCGGGCATGCGCGAAATGCTCTCGCCCACCTCGGCCATCTCCGGCATGGGCCTGGGCGAATCCGTTGCCCTGCTCACGGATGGCCGGTTCTCCGGCGGCACCCGTGGCGCGGCCATCGGACACATCTCGCCCGAAGCCGCTGCCGGCGGTCCGTGCGGCCTGATCAGAAATGGCGACACCCTCGAGATCGACATCCCGGCCCGTTCCATCAATCTGGTGGTTGACGATGCCGAGCTTGAGGAACGCAAGAAAAACCACACCCCGGTGGTCAAGGAAATCAAATCCCCGTTCCTGCGTCGTTACGCCAAACTGGTTACCTCGGCCTCCCGTGGCGCTGTGTACGAAAAATAA
- a CDS encoding substrate-binding periplasmic protein, protein MMDVVHFIYSRCRGALLLLFSVLMVTWATPASAEDLNVYCELTGRSAMYQDDVLTGWGVEIVQEIMARVGSTNEIEPLPWARAYETVLVTPNTALFSTTRTEEREQHFHWIGPFVRLQWILVARKGSGIVINSLDDAKKVRSIGTYIDDARDRFLLRNGFLNLDRSTSNVLNYRKLNRGRIDLLAATPIGIVETAERAGVDIADLEVVHVIKEMDLYLAINKESDPQTVTAWKAAFAEMQRDGTFAVIFSKWQPGQDIPYDVRLPWRE, encoded by the coding sequence ATGATGGACGTAGTACATTTCATATACAGCCGGTGTAGAGGCGCGTTGCTTCTACTCTTTTCGGTTCTCATGGTGACCTGGGCCACTCCCGCTTCTGCCGAGGACCTCAATGTGTATTGCGAGCTTACGGGTCGTTCGGCCATGTATCAGGATGACGTTCTGACAGGTTGGGGCGTGGAGATTGTACAGGAGATCATGGCCCGTGTGGGATCGACCAATGAGATTGAGCCTCTCCCCTGGGCCAGGGCGTATGAGACTGTTCTGGTCACGCCGAACACCGCACTGTTTTCCACCACCCGCACGGAAGAGCGAGAGCAGCATTTTCACTGGATAGGTCCATTTGTTCGGCTGCAATGGATTCTGGTTGCCAGAAAGGGATCGGGGATTGTCATCAATTCTCTGGATGACGCCAAGAAGGTCCGGTCCATCGGCACCTATATCGATGATGCGCGTGACCGGTTTCTGCTGCGGAACGGTTTTTTGAATCTTGATCGCAGCACCAGTAATGTCCTCAATTATCGCAAGCTTAATCGTGGCAGAATCGACCTGTTGGCCGCTACGCCTATCGGCATTGTCGAGACCGCTGAACGTGCCGGGGTCGATATCGCCGACCTTGAGGTCGTCCACGTGATCAAGGAGATGGACCTTTATCTGGCTATCAACAAGGAAAGTGATCCGCAGACTGTCACGGCGTGGAAGGCGGCCTTTGCCGAAATGCAGAGAGACGGTACCTTTGCGGTCATTTTTTCCAAATGGCAGCCGGGGCAGGATATCCCGTATGATGTGCGTCTCCCCTGGCGTGAGTAA